TTCCTTATCGTAGGCTTGTGAAACAAATCCGTCCGAAAGAGTTCCGATCGACATATATGTGAGATAAAGTCCTTGAGCGGACAAAGTCCCGATGGACTCAAGTAAAATGCCTTGGTTTCCTGCAACTGTTTCCTGTTTGGTGGTTTGCTTTTCTTTTTTGGAATCCGCAAATGTCGGAAACGAAATGCAGAATAACCCGCCGACGAGGCCGAGTAAAAGTAATCGATTTTTGATTTTTGTAATTATGGCCAAATGCATGGGGTCGATCTTTCTGAAGATGCTAAGTCCGGAAAAGCACATTCGGTGAAAAAAATGTTCTTTTTTTTTAAATAAATTTCCAAAAATCTTGACACTGGTTCAAAAATGCACAAAAATGATGCAATTGGCGTAATTGTGTTAAATATGTATAAAACAGAGGGAAAAATGAAAAAATCAATCATCTTAGGGCTATTTTTAGCTCTAATTTCGTCCATGCCGGTTTGGTCTCAAACTCAGGCACAAATGTTTCAAAAAGTAGGGGTCGTAGGTGACTCTTTAAGCCACGGATTCTTCGGTGTGACCGTAGAAAAAAAGACCCAGGATTGGGCTTATCCGGTACTTGTTTCCAAACAAGCGGGAGCTTCCGTTTCGTATAACGAACTGGCCGGTCCTTATGTAAATTTAGAGGACGTTTTGAAATGGGATTGCGGTGTGTTTTGTATCGCAAGTTCCATCATCGGTGGAAACGGGAAAACCGTATCCCTTCCGACTCACGCAGGTATCACCGGAGCTGAATATACAACTCTTCTCAAAACTTCCGGTAAATGCGAAGACATCACTGCTACTAAACAAGATAAAGAATGGTATTGGGAAACTTGGTACTGGTACACTTATCGTTGGGTGACTGTTGCCGATTGCCAAGATCCTGACAAATTTCACCAATACGGATTACGTGATGCGGGAACTCAAACGCAAATCATGGAAAAAGTAAAACCTACTTTCCTATTCGGAACTGCTGCCGCAAATCACGTATTATGTACTGCACTTCATACATCCACGGATTGTTTGGATGAAGCCCGTTACAAAAGAGATATTCGTGCTTTCTTTGCAAGAATGTCCGCAATGGGTTCTTTGAAAGGTGGAGTTCTATTCACTATTCCTAACGTAACTGCAATTGCATTTCTTGAAAAATACACTGACCCGCAAGGCAGAGCGAATTACAGCGGACTCAAAGCTTTCTTCAGAGGTTCCGTTTCCGATCCTAATCAAGTATTGGATGCGACCGAAGTAGCTAAGATTTCCACTTTCCTTACTATGCTCAACAATGAAATCAAAGCACAAGGGGCGACAATGCGCTTCGCAGTGGCCGACCTAAAAGTGATCTTTGATGATATGAAAGAAAACGGTCGTCCATTGGCAAGTTCCACTGGTTGGTCTCCTGGAAACGCAAGAGCTGCTTGGCCTCTTCCTAACCAACCGGGAGTATTCGGATTGGATGGAGTTCACCCGAACATGTTCGGTCACTCGGTATTTGCAAACGAATTGATCAAAGCGATTAACTCCCGTTACGGATTTGCAATTCCTCAAGTGAGTGAATACACTGCATGGTATTATGATAGCTTGAACCGTAACCCTGTTGATCTTAAAAAATTCCTAACTGAAAACATTTTCGGTCAGGCAATTTCCTGGGTTGTATCCATCTTCGCATAAGAGGGAACTATGAAAAAGCGGTATAAATTGATTCTGGGAGGGTTTGGACTTATGGTCCTTGCCCTCGCTTTATCCTTGGTATTTTTAAATGACGGAGATTCGGATCGTTCCAAAAAGAATTTGGGAATGGACGAATCCGATCCTTCTTTTGAAACTTCCGCAAAACATCTATTTGATGACCCTGAGTTTGCCGATGCTCCCTATCCGGAGGATGACGAACTCAGTCAGGCGGAAAAACTTTGGCCTTTCGCTTTGGAAAAAAAGCCGAACAGAAAGGAAAAAGTAAAAGAAGAGTGGAGAGATTTTGCGGCGAAATACCCTAAAAATTTCTACATCCCGAAAGAGATCCGCGCTCCTAGAACGGAGGCGGAAGAAAAAGAAGCACAAGAATTATTGGAAGACTTCACGGCAATGGACGCAAGTTTTGCCAGTTTCATTTCCAAGAACAAATGGTCGGAACCAGGTAGCAATCCTCCTTCTGCAGGATCGGAAAGACCGGCTCCCGCAAAACAGAGAGCATACTTTGACTATAAGATCTATGAATTGGAGTCCCGTATTCAAATGATAGAATATTGGATGGAAAACCAAGCATCCGCTACGGAAAAAGTAAACGCTGATAAAGACTTGAAAGTATGGAGAAAAGAACTTTCTTCCCTTCAACAAGTTAGAAGCCAAGTTCCTCAAACATAAAAAATTTCCCTCGGGCCCGAAGATTCACTTCGGGCTTTTTATTTTTTACACCGAAAATCATTCAAATCGCTCAATACTTGACAAATAAGTGCATATTCTGAGTTGTTGATAATGAGAGTAAGTCTCATTATCAAGTTTATAGAGGTGCACATATGGGAAGAGTCAAAAGATTCTCAGTCCTAACCATATTCCTTATCGGGATAGGTTCCTTGTCGTTTTGCAAAGAGGATGTACCCAAGGTCAATTTCGGACTTTTGGGAATCCTATCGGGAGGAGAGACATCGTTCGGAGTCTCTGGGATTTTGAAGGATTCTTCCGGCAGTCCTCTTTCCGGTGCATCCCTTTCTTTTACAGATGAAACGAGTTCTGTTCGTGCTACTACATCTCAGAAAGCCGAAGCCACCACGGACGAGAATGGAGTCTGGCAGTTGAATCTTAAGGAAGGCACGTTTCATCTTTATGTGACATCGAAAGACGGCGTTTCCTTGGGAAGTTTTAAAATTGCAACAGCAACCGGAACGAACCCGGTGATATTTAACGTTGCCGGAGCATCTCCCGGTTCTTTTGAAGTTACCATCATTACAAGTTCCGAGGCTATGGGAAGCGGAGGTTCCAATTTTTCGATTCTTTCTCCTTCGGCAGGCAAACAACTGTTTGTTTATCAAGTGGACCTTTCCATTTCTTCCCAAGAACAAGGGATTTATCAAATTTATCTGAATAACTCTAAAAAGTTAACGCTTAGTTCTTCTTCCACGGACTTAGTTACTCTTTCGGGAACGATCAAACCGCTTCTCGGACAAAATAATCTTAAGGTCGCTTTCATCGGGAATACGGGAACTTATGCAACCAAATCCGTTTCTTTTTATTTTGGAAATAGGACAACCGGAGGAGGATCTCATTCCGGTTTTGTAAAGAACGGATCTTTGTACACTTGGGGAAGAAATAACAAGGGTCAGTTGGGATTCGGAACTTCCACGGGTGATCTTGCCAATGCTACCATTACAAAACTCTCTACAATCAGTGACGTAGCTTCCATTTCATTCAACCAAAACAACTCACTTGCCATCAAATCGGACGGGACAGTTTGGGCCTGGGGTGCAAACGCTCAAGGTCAATTGGGACAAGGAGATAATGTGGAATTGGAGACTTCTGCGACGACAGCAGGCCCGAGGCATCCTCCCCGCGAAGTGCCGGGTATTTCCAACGCAGTTATGGGATCTTTCGGATTCAATCATGCTGTAGTTTTGAAATCGGACGGATCGGTTGTGGCATTTGGACAAAATAACGTCGGTCAGCTGGGAAACGGAGCTACAGGACTTTCCTCGACTAGTTATTCCGCAAATCCCGTGACAGTTGTCGGTCTTCCAACAGATGTGATCCAAGTGATTGCCGGCTCGGAACATTCAGCAGCGCTTACTTCAACAGGTGATGTATATGTTTGGGGTAGAAACCAATACGGGAATTTGGGAGACGGAGTGATCGGCACTGCTACTGCTGTCACTTCTGCCCCGAAGAAAATAACAAGTATTAGTGGGATTAAACAAATTGCAAACGGCAGGGATCATATTCTCGCTTTAAAATCGGATGGGAAAGTTTATTCTTGGGGGCTGGGAGCGAGCGGTCAATTGGGAACAGGTGGGTCGGGTAGCCCGACTCCCGTAGCAACTCCGACACTTGTTAATAATATTTCGAATGCTACTTCCGTTTGGGCCAATGGAACTCAGAGTTTTGCGATACTTTCGGACGGAACTGTGAAAGGATGGGGGGCAAATTCCACTTTAGCGAGTTTGGGAATCGGCAACACTACCACAGCTAAGGTTTACGAACCGGCGGACGCAGTGATCGGGATTAAGAATATAGTATCTTTCGGCTGCGGTGCCACTCATAATTTTTCTATGTTAAGCGACGGATCACTTTACGGATGGGGATGGAATTTCAAAGGTTCCTTGGGTCGTCCTGACTTGCAGGAATCCTGGGGAGCCGCAACACCGGTTCTTGTCACTCTTCCCGATTAAAAAGTTTTATTGAATGTATATTTCTCCTATTTTAAAGAACGTATGCTTGTTATACGTTCTTTCTTTTTTTCTCCAATGCGCCGATCCCCGAATTTCCCTCTGTAAGGGAGGTGGAGTTTGTTCCGTTTTACCGGTATTGAAAGAAAATTCTTCAGGATCTTCCGATTCTACAGTAGAACGTTTGTTAGAGACAGTTCCTTGGGAATATGAAGACGGGGAGGAGTTTTCCGCAGGTAGAAACATGACTAGCTCGGAACTTGGTGACAGAGCGTTTTTGCAATTCGGTCCCGTTTCCAAACTTTCCGAAATATCCGAATTTACGATCGGCCAATCCGTGTTTGATGTTCCTTGGACACCCGGTTTCTCCGCAAGCCTTCCTGATAGAGACGGATTAGGCCCTATCTTTCATCGGGATTCCTGTTTGGGATGCCACGAAAAAAACGGAAGAAATTTTGATCCCGATGGAACCAGGTTGATTTCCAGCTTGGTACGGTTAGGCGTCGGTTCCGGGGGAAATGATCCGGAACCGAATTACGGAAATCAATTGCAGCCGAACGGAGTAGGAAGTGTTCCCGCTGAGGGAAATGTGATCCTTCAGTATGATACAATAACCGGCAATTTCGGAGACGGGACAGGTTATACACTCAGGTCTCCAAAGATAGTTTTTTCCGGTTTGAATTACGGAGCACTCGCTTCCGATCTCAAAACATCTGTTAGGATGACACAACAGGTGATCGGTCTCGGGCTCTTGGAGTCGGTTTCTGAAGAAACGATTTTGAGTTTTGCAGATCCCGAGGATAAGGATAAAAACGGGATTACAGGAAGACCGAATTATATTCGGGATCTTTCCGGTTCGGGTAAAAGCCTGGGAAGGTTCGGTTGGAAGGCAAATATGCCTAGTTTGAAAAGACAGAATTCCGCGGCATTTCTTGGGGATTTGGGGATCACAAATCCGATCTTTTCCACTCAAAATTGTACATCGATCCAAACACTATGCCTTTCTGCAGCAAACGGAGGTTCGCCGGAAGTATCGGAAGCCAAGATCGTTGCAATTACCAAATACATGCAGTTAGTTGCCGTTCCCATCCGAAGAAAGGCTTATTACGGAAATATTCTGGAAGGGAAAAGAATGTTTCATTGGGCTGGTTGCGCCAATTGTCATATTCCCAAAATGAAGACCGCTTCAACCTCTTCTTTCCCGCAACTTGCCTCTCAAACCATCCGTCCTTTTACTGATCTTTTATTGCATGATATGGGGGAAGGGCTTGCCGACGGAAAAGAAGACGGAGATGCAAGCGGGAATGAATGGAGGACCGCTCCTCTTTGGGGAATCGGTTTATTGGAAACGGTTCACGGAGAAGCCAGATACTTGCATGACGGAAGAGCCAGAACCTTAATGGAAGCTATTTTATGGCACGGAGGGGAAGCGGAGAAAAGTAAAAATTTTGTTAAGAACTTAAATCAGGACTTAAGAGATCGTTTGATCGAATACCTGGAAAGTTTATGAACAATCGGATTTGATATTGAGGTTTACACTTTTTCTTAAGTTGGCAAATATATACAGAAAATTATGCACCTTTCCAGATATTGTTTCCTAATCGTTTTTTTTCTAAGTACATTCGTTTTCCAATGCGGAGACAAAGATCAAGTCCAACCAAAACCTGTAGTAGAGGATGAAGTGGAAGAAGAAATACCAACGTCAAAATTACTGCAAGATTTGGATTCCAGCGACGTGTTTTTACGCTCCCAAGCAACGATTCAATTGGGTAGCAGGCAGGTGAAAGAGAGTGTCCCCAAACTGAAAAAACTTCTCACCGACAAGGAGCCTGGGGTTCGGGCGGGGGCTGCGATCGCCTTGGGAGATCTTCAGGAAAGATCAGCCACACAAACGATTGTTAAACTACTTGAATCGGATAAGGAAAATCCGAAAGACGTATATCTGGATGCGCTCGGGAGATTGAAAGATCCATCCGCAGGAAAACAAATCGTTCTTCTTTTGGATTCGGAAGATCCGACTCTTAGATTGCAAACGATAGAGGCGCTTGTTCTCATCGGAGCAAAAGACCAAGGTGCTTCCATCCTAAAGATGGCTTTGAAAAACAAGAACAGGGAAAAAGATAAAACTTATGCCATGGCCCTTGGCAAACTTGGTTACAAAGGATCTGAAGATTATCTTTTGGGTCTGACTAAAACTTTGGATGAATCCACTACACTTGCCGCCGCTTACTTGGCGTTAGGCAGAATCGGTGCGAAAAAAGCAGTACCTATTCTTGCAAAGGCATTGGATCTTTCCTTTTCCAAGGGAAAAGAAAACGCATCGGTATCCCTCATTCAAATCGGAGATCCTAAAACGATAGATTTGGTTTTTCCGTTACTTGAATCCAAAACGGAAGAGACACAAATGTATGTAACGGACGTTTTGTCCGGTATTCCTTCTTTGGAAGCGGGAAAACGCGCCCTCGCATTATTGAATTCCGATAAAAAATCCACTTGGGGAAATGCTGCCAAAATCGCAGGTCGTCAAAAATACGCACCTGCTCGGGAAAAACTGGAAAGCCTGCTCGTTTTAGATTCTACACCTAGCAGAGATTCGTTTGCGGAAGCCTTGGGTTGGATCGGAGACAAGGCATCCATTCCTGTACTTAGGAAGATCTTACTTTCCGGTGCAAAAGAGGGTCCTTACGGATCCGCATGGGCATTGGGCGTGATGGGTGCCAAGGAAGCGGTAGGGGATTTGATCACCGCAACAAACAGTTCCGACGGGAAATTGGTATCTTATGCGTTGGAAGCATTGGGTTCGATTCGGGACGAGAGCGCATTGCCTGCGTTAACTAGGCTTCTCAAAAACAGACCGCAGATGGCTCCTCAAGTTTTATCTGCCGTGTCGCAACTTCAAAGTAAAGAAGCAAGACTTGTCATTGAAGACGCAACAAACTCAAACGACCCGAATGTATACCGCCCGGCTATGGAAGAATTGGCCAGACGAAAGGACAAACTGTCCCTTCCGATTCTGTTTGAACATGTGAACGGGCCGGAAGCAGAAAAAAGAAAACTCTCCTACTATGCTTTAGCAGCCATTACAGGAGAGCATTTCAGAACGAAAAAGGAATGGAATGATTGGAGAACCAAAACTAAGAACTGATCGAATCCAAAAATTTTTTGATATTGGGGATTCCGTACTGTTGTCTGGGGATAAGAGATCGGATTAACCTTCCACCGAGGAAAGCGAATAATCCGTGAGCAATCCTCGGAGATCCTCCCACTCCCACACCGAAAAAAGCTTTAAACCGATTCACATCCGTAGATTTTATATAGGTTTGTCTCCCAAATAAACTTTCATTAGGCGACCTCGGATTCATTCGATTCGTCGGATAGGATTTCGTCCCAATCGGGGAAAGGATCATTCAGATTTTTCCAGTGAGCCGGTCCCCGCTTCATTTCCTCCGGAGAGAGTAGGCAATCGTTGAGAGACTTCGTGATTTTTTTTTCATCCATATCCCTTCCGATCAAAACGATTTCCTGTCTTCTATCCCCCCAAGGCTCTTCCCATACGTTTTGCAAATTGATTTTTACATTAGGATCATCCGGTATATCTTCCGGATCTATCGCCGCCCAAAAGTAACCTTCCGGTTTGTAAGAACTTAGACTCCCGGCTTGCGAGTACAATACGACCCAATCCATTTTGGAAGCAAGCCATACAAATCCCTTGGCTCGAATGAGTCCCTTCTTTTCCTTCGCGAGCCAATTCCAAAATTTGTCGGGATGAAAGGGAAGTCTGGATTTATATACAAAACTTTTGATTCCGTATTCTTCCGTTTCCGGACTATGTTCTCCTCTTAACTCTTTCAACCAAAGAGGAGACTCTGCCGCCTTTTCAAAGTTAAATTGTTTTGTATTGATTACCTTATCCAATGGAACTTTGCTGAAATCGGTAGGGATTACTTCTGCTTCCGCATTCAGACTTTTTAAAATGGATAAAAGCGTTGTTTGTTCTTTCGGTTTTAACATGGACCATTTATTTGCGATGATTATATTTGCAAATTCCACCTGATCTACGAGCAAATCGACTAAGTCCCGTTCATCTTCTTCTCCCGCTTCCAGTTTACGATCTTTCAAAGACTCGATGGAATGAAAGTCTTTCAGAAAATTCACTCCATCCACAACGGTCACCATTGTGTCCAGTTCTGCGATTTGAGAGAGGCTTGTGCCCGACTCATCCTCGAATGTGAATGTTTCCGCGATGGGAAGCGGTTCTGAGACTCCTGTGGACTCGATGAGTATATAATCGAATTTTCCCGACTTTGCCAGATTTGCAATTTCAATCAGCAGATCTTCGCGTAACGTGCAGCAGATGCAACCGTTCGACATTTCCACTAGTTTTTCTTCCGTTCTGGAAAGTTGCGAATTTCCTGCGACAAGTCTCGCGTCTATATTGACTTCGCTCATATCATTTACGATGACTGCTACTTTTTTACCTTCCCGATTGTGGAGGATGTGGTTGAGTAACGTGGTTTTACCCGCTCCTAAAAAACCGGAAAGAACTGTGACTGGTATTTTTTTCATGACAAATTCCTGTGTGTGCAACAATGTTGCAAATGCAACTAAATTGCAATATTAAAGACTCCGTATTTCTGTCAAACATAAATGCAATTCTATTGCATTTATGTCTTCAAATCAAAAGCATATACAAATGGGCTAAATTTGTTTGTCAGAATTTTCTTTGGAACCAGTAGTTGACTAGATGGACAATTACTCCCTTCAACCCGCAAAAACGATCAATTCCATTCGAATTTTCTTATTTATTAATTTTGCTTTAGGCATCATCGGAACTTATTCTACGCTCGACCGGACTCAATCCACCTTCATGATTATAGGCGCAGCTATATACGGGATCAGTGCGGGAGTTCAGGCTTTTTTATTCAAAAAAGGTTGGGATCCGAAACCTTTTTACTTTGTGTTATGTGATGTGTTCGTGACCGGGATGAACACCATCCTTCAGGCTAATATCAATCAGGATATAGCGGCCGGTTCCATCAAACTAGGAATCAATTACACAATCAGCTTTTTTCTAATACTTTATTCAGGGTTTCTTTTTTCCTGGCGCCAAACGGTTGTTGTGGGCGTGTTGCTTTCGATCATTGATCTCGTGACTTTGTATGTCGCTTATTTGAGCGGTGTGGAATTCATCGATAGGACCGATCCTCATAAATTTCCTTTCGCAATATCCAGCTCCATTGAAGTGGTAAAGTTAGCGTTTTTACTTATGGCGACTTTCGCCACGGGTAAAATGGTGAGTCTTCTTGTCAAAACCAGAGACGAGGCAATGGAAGGTAAACGGGTTGCCGATGAACATTCGTTAATTGTAGGTAAGCAAAAGGAAAATATGCAGGAAACCGCAGTAAAACTCAACGAATCCGTTTCTGCTTTGAAAATCTTTACGGAAGATTTGAATTCTCAGATCCAAACACAAGCCGCGTCCATCGAAGAGATCAGCGCATCTCTCACTCAAATTTCCCAGGCAACAGAAAGTTCGGCGTATTTCGTAAGGGACCAATATCAAAAAATAGAAAAACTGAACGAAGAAAGTTATAATCTGGAAAAATTAGTCGGAGAAATCCGTTTAGAAATCTCAGAGATTTCCAAACAAATCAATCAATCAACTAACTTTAGTAATGAGGTATCTGCTTCCATGTCCTCATTAAATTCCGCTTTGGACGAAGTGAAACAATCTTTTATGAAAGTCGAAGAAGTAAACCAAATCATGAAAGAGATTGCCGACAGAACCAATCTGCTTTCTTTGAACGCTTCCATCGAAGCTGCGCGCGCGGGAGAACACGGTAGGGGATTTGCAGTCGTTGCGCAGGAAGTGGGAAAGCTCGCGGACAGTTCCGCTACGAATGCAAGCATTATCTCAAAAACGATTCAAAAATCCAGATCCGACCTGGAAAACGGAAACACTTCCGCCGGCATTGCTTCGGAAATGGCAACTAACCAGGAGAAGGAGCTCATCGCCATTGAGACCAGCGTAAAAGTATTTCACGAAAAAATAGAAGAAATGCAAAACATCAATGCAAGGGTTGTTTCTTCGCAAAGAGAATTGAAGGATCTTTCTTCTCAGTTGGAAACCATTGCGACGGAACAAAGTATCGGAAATAAAGAAGTGACTCGCGCTGCCCAAAGCATTGAAGACGCAGTGCAAGTGGTTGCGGAAAACACAAGACTTCTCCAGGACCAAATCGAAGAGATTGCGAGGCAGGCTGAGAAAATCAGATAAAGAGTCGGTTAGTGAACACTTGTTTTCTCAGTTATTTCTCCGTTTGATCAACCGGATCGGTTATTTGTTCGGAGGAATCCTTAAGAAAAATATTTGTGGTTCTCGGGCTATCCCTTATAATTGATCTGGAACTACTTCTAGTTCGGAGATCCCTACATGATATCAAATAATTATTTTTCTGATAATGAAGATTTAAAAGATCATTTCGATTCCCTCACTGATTGGAAGGAAATCGTGGATTCATACGAAGAAAATTTTGCAGACTATGCACTCTATCAAAAAACAAGCCAAGAAGAACTCGCTTATGCTCCCGGAAACTACGAAGACGCGATTGAATTTTATCGTTCTACTTTAGAAGCTGGTGGGGATATCGCAGGTAAGGATGTCTCTCAAGTTGCCAAACAAATGGACGAAGTGGGACTTAAATACAAAGACGGAAAAGTAACTTTTCCGAAAGAAATGATCGATGTGATTAATAAAATCAAATCAGCGGGTCTTCTTCCATACGGGATTCACCGTCATTACGGTGGGATCGGACTTCCTTCCGTCGTACAATCCATGTTATCCGAGTCGGTTTCCCGTGCGGACGGCGGACTTGCGATTACTCTCGGTTGTATGAACCTTGCGGAAACAGTAGAAAGATTCGGAACGGAAGAGATGATTCATGAATTCGTTCCTAAGATGGCTGCGGGAGAACTTTGCGGTGCTATGGCACTCACCGAACCCAACTACGGATCCGACCTTCCCAATCTGCAAACCAAAGCGGTGAAAGGAGAAGACGGTGTTTGGAGAATTACGGGAACCAAACGATTCATCACTCACGCTTGCGGTTTTGATACTATGCCTTCCATCATTTTGACTTTAGCAAGAACCGGATCTACAACCAGTGGTGCCCGCGGTCTTTCTTTCTTTTTGGTTCACTCTAAAGATATATTTGTAGCATCCATCGAAAAGAAAATGGGACTTCATTGTTCTCCTACCTGCGAAGTTGTTTTTGAAAACAGCCCGGGGATTTTGATCGGGGACGAAGGTAAAGGTCTTGTTAAATATTCCATGGCGATGATGAATCAAGCACGTTTGAATATTGCTGCACAAGCAATGGGAATTGCAACCGCAGCTTATTTTGAAGGTCGTAAATATGCCACCGAACGGGTGCAATTCGGTAAAACGATCGATCAAATTCCCGCCGTAAAAAAAATGTTGGATCGTATGGAGAGAGAAATTGCGGGAATGCGTTGTATCCTATACGAAGCAAGCCGCTCCGTGGATCTTTATCGTTGGAAAGAAGAAAGAGGTCGTATGAACGGAATTCCTGAAAAGGAAATCAGAAAAGACGAAACCTTCAAACGTTGGGAAAAATTAGCATCTCTACTTACTCCTCTTTCCAAATACTATATTACCGAACTTGCCAACGTAGTTGCTTCCGATGCTTTGCAAATTCACGGTGGGTCCGGTTATACGGAAGACTATGATGTAGCAAGAATTTATCGGGATGTTCGTATTACAAATATCTACGAAGGTACGACTCAGTTGCAAGTAGTTGCTTGTATAGGAAGTATCGTTGCGGGTATGACGGAGACAGGTATTTTCAGAGAATACATCAAAGACGAAATGTCCAAATTCAAAGTTTCCGACGAATTGAAAGAACTTTGGAGTCAGTTGGAAACAATCGTGAGTGAATTTGCTGAAATCTCCGGCACTCTCAGAGAAGAGCTCGCTTTCGAAGTTGTGGAATCCGCTGCTCGTCTTTTGGTCAGTCTCTTATTGGAAAGAAGTGTTCCTCGTGCAAAAGTGGAAAGAAGAGCTGCCCGTAAAACAATCGCTCAAGATTACGTTTTGGATAGCTCTGCAATCCTCGTTTCCAATCTAACAAAGATTAAAGGCAAGAAAAAAAGCCTGGCGACTGTCTGATCTGACACGGATAAACCGCCAAACCGTTTCCTCAAAACGGATCTGTTTGGCGGTCTGCATTGATTTGCATCCACTCTCTTTTATCGATACTTAAAATCCATGGCAAATTCGAATCGCCAAATCCTTCCTTGTTACGCTTGTTTTGCGGAAAATGGAAAGGATTCCTATTCCGTTTTATCAGCTAATTCGGAAGAAAAAAGGCTACTTTCTCCTTTTCGTTGGAAGGGAAACGATTTTCCTCCGCTATTGGATGACCAAAATCCATCTCATCTGAAAGAATTGAAAAAGCTGAATATACCTTATGTTTTCGATATACACTCCCATTTTTTTCCCGAAATCGTATTGAAATTGATCTGGAAATGGTTTGATAAGGTAAATTGGGAGATTGCTTACCGATATGGTGAAGAAGAAAGGGTAAAAAGACTTCATTTAAATGGAATTAGGCGATTTACTACTTTAAATTATGCTCATAAACCGGCTATGGCGGAATGGTTGAATGATTGGACTTATTCCAATTATGGAAATTGGGAAGGGGCCATTCCTTTCGGAACTTTTTATCCGGAAGAAGGAGTAGATCATTATGTAAAACGAGCTGTGGAAGAATACGGATTCCAAGGATTCAAACTTCATTGCGAAGTCTCCAAACTCGACTTAAGTCGTAAGGAACTTACAGGAGTATTTTCCTATTTGGAAAAACTTTCCATACCCCTCGTCATTCATACCGGAAACGCTCCTCTGCCGGGAGAATTCACCGGAATCAAATATTTTTTGCCTTTCATTCAAAGATACCCCGGTCTGAAAGTCATCGTTGCTCATATGGGAGCGAAAGAAATTTTCGACTATTCGGAGTTAATTGATACTTATCCTAATCTATATTTGGATACTACAATGGTGTTCGTAGATTTTCTTGCCACCGGTGAAGACGCGGACGATTCGATTCCTCTTCTTGAAAAATACCAAGATAGGATTTTTTTCGGATCGGATTTCCCCAACATTCCTTATAACCTTTCTCATCCCATTATGAGAATCTTGGAAACAAATATCAGCGATGAAGCCAAAA
The nucleotide sequence above comes from Leptospira kobayashii. Encoded proteins:
- a CDS encoding methyl-accepting chemotaxis protein: MDNYSLQPAKTINSIRIFLFINFALGIIGTYSTLDRTQSTFMIIGAAIYGISAGVQAFLFKKGWDPKPFYFVLCDVFVTGMNTILQANINQDIAAGSIKLGINYTISFFLILYSGFLFSWRQTVVVGVLLSIIDLVTLYVAYLSGVEFIDRTDPHKFPFAISSSIEVVKLAFLLMATFATGKMVSLLVKTRDEAMEGKRVADEHSLIVGKQKENMQETAVKLNESVSALKIFTEDLNSQIQTQAASIEEISASLTQISQATESSAYFVRDQYQKIEKLNEESYNLEKLVGEIRLEISEISKQINQSTNFSNEVSASMSSLNSALDEVKQSFMKVEEVNQIMKEIADRTNLLSLNASIEAARAGEHGRGFAVVAQEVGKLADSSATNASIISKTIQKSRSDLENGNTSAGIASEMATNQEKELIAIETSVKVFHEKIEEMQNINARVVSSQRELKDLSSQLETIATEQSIGNKEVTRAAQSIEDAVQVVAENTRLLQDQIEEIARQAEKIR
- a CDS encoding acyl-CoA dehydrogenase family protein, with product MISNNYFSDNEDLKDHFDSLTDWKEIVDSYEENFADYALYQKTSQEELAYAPGNYEDAIEFYRSTLEAGGDIAGKDVSQVAKQMDEVGLKYKDGKVTFPKEMIDVINKIKSAGLLPYGIHRHYGGIGLPSVVQSMLSESVSRADGGLAITLGCMNLAETVERFGTEEMIHEFVPKMAAGELCGAMALTEPNYGSDLPNLQTKAVKGEDGVWRITGTKRFITHACGFDTMPSIILTLARTGSTTSGARGLSFFLVHSKDIFVASIEKKMGLHCSPTCEVVFENSPGILIGDEGKGLVKYSMAMMNQARLNIAAQAMGIATAAYFEGRKYATERVQFGKTIDQIPAVKKMLDRMEREIAGMRCILYEASRSVDLYRWKEERGRMNGIPEKEIRKDETFKRWEKLASLLTPLSKYYITELANVVASDALQIHGGSGYTEDYDVARIYRDVRITNIYEGTTQLQVVACIGSIVAGMTETGIFREYIKDEMSKFKVSDELKELWSQLETIVSEFAEISGTLREELAFEVVESAARLLVSLLLERSVPRAKVERRAARKTIAQDYVLDSSAILVSNLTKIKGKKKSLATV
- a CDS encoding amidohydrolase family protein, which encodes MANSNRQILPCYACFAENGKDSYSVLSANSEEKRLLSPFRWKGNDFPPLLDDQNPSHLKELKKLNIPYVFDIHSHFFPEIVLKLIWKWFDKVNWEIAYRYGEEERVKRLHLNGIRRFTTLNYAHKPAMAEWLNDWTYSNYGNWEGAIPFGTFYPEEGVDHYVKRAVEEYGFQGFKLHCEVSKLDLSRKELTGVFSYLEKLSIPLVIHTGNAPLPGEFTGIKYFLPFIQRYPGLKVIVAHMGAKEIFDYSELIDTYPNLYLDTTMVFVDFLATGEDADDSIPLLEKYQDRIFFGSDFPNIPYNLSHPIMRILETNISDEAKRKILWKNGENFFNSDSGK